From one Cytophagia bacterium CHB2 genomic stretch:
- the gltA gene encoding NADPH-dependent glutamate synthase, with translation MAKKVIPEKTPMPEQAPLRRITNFDEVALGYDDDQAVLEASRCLQCKKPVCIAGCPVGIDIPAFVDRVAQGDFIRAAEIIRTKNALPAVCGRVCPQESQCELVCVMGKKYQPIAIGRLERFVADYVREQSNGKLSINILDKQNKSVAVVGGGPAGLTVAGELIQLGYRVTVFEALHKLGGVLVYGIPEFRLPKAILQAEVDQLAEMGVEFRTNHVVGRTELVDELLGRYDAVFIGTGAGLPYFMNVPGENLNGVYSANEFLTRLNLMRAYRFPEWDTPIKVGKRVAVIGGGNTAMDAVRTAKRMGAEHAYLVYRRSRTELPARAEEVHHAEAEGIEFRFLEAPVAVKGNTKGWVTGIEIIKMQLGEPDDSGRRRPAPIENSNYTLEVDTVVVAIGQGPNPLIPRTTPGLKTGRHGIITIDPETGATSKPGVFAGGDVATGGATVILAMGAGKKAAQAIHEFLR, from the coding sequence ATGGCTAAAAAAGTCATCCCCGAAAAAACACCAATGCCCGAGCAGGCGCCGCTGCGGCGCATTACCAATTTCGATGAAGTTGCATTGGGCTATGACGATGATCAGGCCGTGCTCGAAGCCAGTCGCTGTTTGCAATGCAAAAAGCCGGTCTGCATTGCGGGCTGTCCGGTGGGCATCGACATTCCTGCGTTTGTTGACCGGGTGGCGCAAGGCGACTTCATTCGCGCGGCAGAGATCATTCGAACAAAAAATGCTTTGCCGGCGGTCTGCGGTCGCGTCTGCCCGCAAGAGAGCCAATGCGAATTGGTTTGTGTCATGGGTAAAAAATATCAACCCATCGCCATTGGCCGTCTCGAACGCTTTGTGGCAGACTATGTTCGTGAGCAAAGCAATGGCAAGCTCTCGATCAATATTTTAGACAAACAGAACAAGTCCGTTGCTGTGGTGGGCGGCGGCCCGGCCGGCCTCACCGTGGCCGGAGAGTTGATTCAACTCGGTTATCGCGTCACCGTATTCGAGGCCCTGCACAAACTCGGCGGTGTGCTGGTTTATGGCATTCCGGAATTTCGTTTGCCGAAAGCAATCTTGCAGGCGGAGGTCGATCAACTTGCCGAAATGGGTGTGGAGTTTCGTACCAATCATGTCGTCGGCCGCACGGAACTGGTGGATGAGTTGCTCGGGCGTTATGATGCCGTGTTCATCGGCACCGGCGCCGGCTTGCCTTATTTCATGAACGTGCCCGGTGAGAACTTAAACGGCGTTTATTCGGCGAATGAATTTCTTACACGCCTCAATCTCATGCGCGCCTATCGCTTCCCGGAATGGGACACGCCCATCAAAGTCGGCAAACGCGTGGCCGTGATTGGCGGCGGCAACACAGCCATGGATGCGGTGCGCACTGCCAAGCGCATGGGCGCAGAACATGCGTATCTAGTTTATCGCCGTTCGCGCACCGAGTTGCCGGCGCGCGCGGAGGAAGTGCATCACGCCGAAGCAGAGGGTATCGAGTTTCGCTTTCTCGAAGCGCCGGTGGCCGTGAAGGGCAATACCAAGGGTTGGGTGACTGGAATAGAGATCATTAAAATGCAGCTTGGCGAACCGGACGACTCGGGACGCCGCCGGCCGGCGCCGATCGAGAATTCCAATTATACTCTCGAAGTCGATACGGTAGTAGTCGCCATCGGCCAGGGACCGAACCCGCTCATTCCGCGCACAACGCCGGGATTGAAAACCGGCAGGCACGGCATCATCACCATTGACCCGGAAACCGGCGCGACCAGCAAGCCGGGCGTGTTTGCCGGCGGCGATGTTGCCACCGGCGGCGCAACCGTGATTTTAGCAATGGGCGCCGGTAAAAAAGCAGCGCAAGCAATTCATGAATTTTTGCGCTGA